TACTATGCGATAGTGAAGCGATTTTGAGTGCACTAAACATACAAGAGCTACAAAAAGCGCATACGAATATAGAGATTTTGCCTATAAATGCAAATGTGAATTTTGCTACACCGCGACAAATCGTGCTAAGCTTAAACCCAGCCCAAAGCTATACTAAGACGCGCAAAAAGCCAAAACTTCAGCTTGATGAGCTAAATGTCGGCGAATATGTCGTGCATAGCGAATATGGCATAGGGATTTTTCGTGGAATCGTGCAAGATAGGATTTTGGGTGCGGTGCGTGATTTTATCGCTATTGATTATCAGGGCGAGGATAAGCTGTTTTTGCCTGTGGAAAATCTACACTTAATTGAGCGATATATCGCTTCTAGTGGCTCTCTACCTATTGTCGATAGGCTAGGCAAGGGTAGCTTTGCAAAGCTAAAGCAAAAAGCTAGAATCAAACTTTTTGAGCTAGCGGACTCTATCATCAAGCTAGCTGCGCAAAGAAATCTCACAAAGGGCTTGCAAATCGATACAAATCCCCCCGAGCTAGAAGTCTTTAGGCACTCAAGCGGGTTTGCCCTCACAAATGACCAAGAAAACGCCATAAAAGAAATCTATGAGGATTTATCAAGTGGTGTGGTAATGGATAGGCTACTAAGTGGAGATGTGGGATTTGGCAAGACAGAAGTAGCGATGAATGCGATTTATGCTGTGCAAAAAAGTGGCTTTCAAAGTGCCTTTATCGTGCCTACGACTTTGCTTGCCGCCCAGCACTTTGCTTCGCTAGATTCTAGGCTTAGCCCGCTTGGTGTGCGTATCGCTAGGCTTGATAGATTTTGTAGTGCCAAAGATAAACGCGAAATCCTAAAAGCGTGCAAAGAAGGGCAAATAGATGTGCTTATAGGCACTCATAGTGCGTTTGGCGTGGAGTTTTTGAGACTTGGGTTTGTAGTTATTGATGAGGAGCATAAGTTTGGCGTGAAGCAAAAAGAGGGACTAAAGCAGATGTGCAAAAACGCCCATATCTTAAGTATGTCAGCTACGCCAATCCCTCGCACGCTAAATATGGCACTCTCTAAAATCAAAGGACTATCTCGCTTAGAAACACCACCAAAAGAGCGCAAAGATTCTCGCACCTTTATCAAAACCAAATCCCCACACCTGCTAAAAGAAATCATTTCCCGCGAAGTGCGGCGCGGTGGACAAGTTTTTTATGTGCACAACAATATCGCACAAATTCCAGCCCTAAAGTCCGAGCTAGCAGAGCTTTTTCCTCATCTATCCATAGCGGTGCTTCACTCACGCATAAGTGCTAATGATACTGAAGAGATAATGCGTGATTTTATGCTAAAAAAATATCATATCTTACTTTGCACAGCTATCGTGGAGTCTGGCATACACTTGCCAAATGCAAATACAATCATCATCGATGGTGCAGATAGATTTGGACTAGCGGATTTGCACCAGCTACGCGGGCGAGTGGGGAGAGGGGACAAAGAGGGGTTTTGCTACTTTCTCATAGAAAGTGTAGAGTCCATAACGACAGAGGCAAAAAAGCGACTACTTGCCCTAGAGCGCAACTCCTATCTAGGCAGTGGTGCGAGTATCGCTTATCACGATTTGGAGATTCGCGGTGGCGGGAATCTACTAGGAGAATCCCAAAGCGGACATATCAAAAATATCGGGCTTAGCCTCTATCTAAAAATGCTAGAAGAAGCCATAAATATCCTAAGCGGAAGCAAGATAGATGATGAAAGCGACAAAGGCGTAGAGCTACGACTAAATGTCAGTGCGTATCTAAACCCCGAGCTTATCCCAAGCGATAGACTACGACTAGAGATATACCGCAGACTATCGCTATGCGAGGAGGTGGGCGAAGTAGCGCATATAGAGCGTGAGATAGAGGATAGGTTTGGCAAGCTAGATGAGATGAGTAGGGCATTTTTGCAGCTAATAGTGATAAAGATTTTGGCACAAGCTCGTGGTGTGGCAAAGATACTTCACTATGAGCAAAACATACAAGTAGAATTTAGGCAATCAATAAAATCGCCAGAATCTAGCGCAAACTATGGTAATTCTAGGCAGGATTTTGGGAATAATGCTAGCGATAAATCTAAAATCTCACTTACTAGCCCAAGCAAAGATGATGAAGATGTGCTAGAGATGATTTTGGTGTTTTTGTGCTCATAGTGGCAAAAATCAAGCAACAAAAATAGCGCAATTTTTTGTGAGATTTTGCATTTTGTTTATTTGGTGGTAGAATGTTTAGTGATGATTGTGCAAAGGACACAAAAAGGAGTGAAAATGCTAAAAACTATACACATTCAAGCACAAAGCGGTGTCGCCTCATACTATGTAAATAGCGAGCATATCACGCATTTTTATGGCGAAGCAGAGGGTGGCAAAAGCTATCTTGTCATATATTTTGTGGGCGGTGCTTACTTGCGATTAAGCGGATATGGGGATAGCGCAAGCCTTAGTGCATTTGAGGATTTTATCAAAGATGACAAAACACAAGAAATAGAGCTAGGACTTTGATAGTTTGCTAAAGTCTTCGTCATTGCGAGGCGAATTGCAAATTCGCCGAAGCAATCTATTTCCCCCTCCCTCTGCGGAGGGGGACTAAGGGGGTGGGTTCTTTCCCGTCATCGCGAGCCAACTTTAGTCAGCGTGGCAAAATAATCGTCATTGCGAGCAAGTCGCAAGACTTGCACGGCAATTTCTTTTTTTTGTGGATTGCCACGCTCACTTCGTTCGCTCGCAATGACGATGGGCTTGGATTTCTATGCTCATATTGTGTTCGCTCACAAAACAAGCGAAGCGCAGTTTCTTTAGAAAACAAGCGAAGCGCAGTTTCTTTAGAAAGCCTTTGGCTTCTTTAGTAAAACAAGCGAAGCGCAGTTTCTTATGAAATATCAATGTGGCAATTTTATAAAACCCCAAATACGACAAGCTACATAGTCATCACACAAAATTCCTCACAAAATCTACTTAATGATTTTTTGCATTATGATTTTCCGCATTAGTAATTCGTTTTTTTTTTTTTTTTTGTAGTATCCGTTTTGTCAAGTCAGTCTATAAGTGCGAGGATATATTTTCGCGCTTATAGAGACAAAATCACAAAGGAGCAAAAATGCTAAAAGAGATTAGGCTTAAAGATAATCAAAAGGATAATGGTGAAGTAGATATATATGCTAACTCATACTATGTAAATACCGAACATATAACATATTTTTACACGCAAGGAAAAGATATTGTAGTTCACTTCGTAGGTGGGGATTGTTTGATTTTGGAGGGGTATGGAGATTTGCCAAGCATAGCGGCTTTTAGTGATTTTATGCAAAGTGATAGTAAGTTTTTTGATTTCACAAAGCTACCACATACATAATCATTTTGTAAGTGCCAAAATCACAAATACAAGAATCATTTGCCTAAGTAGCCACAAGCATTTTAGAGTCTCAAATATCAAAGCACTCAAAGAGAAAAGTGCGTCAAAGAAAATGATATGCAGGTTTTTGTGGTAGAAGCATTTTGCAATGCTTCAAACTATCTTACCTTGCCTTATTTTACCTCGCCACACACATTGTTATATATTCTCTAGCTCTGCGTTGATATTTGCGATAAATGCTTGGGTGTATTCTCTATCTTTTGGTAGCTTTTCTTTGAAATCCTCTAGGATTCCTGCATAGTCTTCTAGCCGTAGCTCATCTTTTAGGATTGCGTATTTTAGGTATAGCCAATAAGTATTTAGCACATCGCTTTGGCAGTAAAAATCGATTTTTTCTATGTCTTTTTTGTCATAGTAGAGGTTATACACATCTCCGCCGCTTACTTCGTATTTGCCGACAATCCCTAGCATTTTGCAGACATTATCAAGGTTTAGATTTCTCACGCTACCGAAATTACCCAAGCACTCAAGCAAATCTGTGTGCCATTTCTCGCTGTATCGTGCACGGTAGTTTTCCCATTTGTTTTTTGTTTTGCTCGCGTTTTCGCTTTCAAAGTAGCCAAACGCGCTTAGATTGTATCTCATTGCGCGGAGCATTATCGTAGGCAAGTCAAACCCTCTGCCATTGAAGCTAACTAGACGCGGTTCTTTGGAGTTTATAAATCGCAAAAAATCACTCAAAATCGCCCTTTCATCTGCTAGATGGGCAAATGCGCTAGAATCGGCATTGGGTTTTGTCTCTGCCACCGCATTTGGTTTGCCTCCTGATTCTACCTCTGTTTTTGGGCTTGATTGCGTATTGGATTGTGTGGGGTTTGATTCCATTGATTGCGTGCTTTTTTTGCCGAAGTTTCCTACTTTGATAAACTTCCCATATTCATCGCATATCACGCTAGCGATACTTACCACCCTATGCCAATAGATAGGGAGAAACTCGCTTCCGCTTTTTTCTTTTTGGGCACTAAAGGCGTGTTGGCATACTTCTACTTCGCTTAGGCTAGAATCTAGCTCATAGTATTGGCGCACTAGCTCTATATCTGGCACGGTCTCTATATCAAATACACATATCATATTTGCTCCTTTAAGGCTTTGATAAATCTAACAAATCAAAATCATAAAATCTATTTTTCGCTTCGCCTCTGCTTTGGGACTTTTGGCTCATCTTCGTAGGAAAATATCGGCACACCTAGTTTGTAGTGTATCGCTAGCATTCGCAGGCTAAAGCCTGATATTAGCGAGACGATACTCGCATTATGCACGCTAAACCCCCACAAAATCAGCAAGTAATACAGCACGCCTGTTATGATTGCTACAAATGCGTATAGCTCTTGGCGAAACACTAGAGGGACTACACCGCAAAATATATCGCGCAAAACCCCGCCAAATACGCCTGTTATCACAGCTCCGCACACCACTAGCACCACGCCATAAGTTTGCGCTTCTTCACTCATATTTGCTAGCTCTATCCTCACTACTTCCGCGCCGATTACGGCAAATACGACTAATCCGAGCGCATCTAGTGCCAAAAACAGCCTCTCTAGCCTAGCTATCACACGCGGAATCAATGTCGTAAGAAGCGCGGCTACGCATACTACGATGACATATTGGGGGTGGGCTACCCAAGTAAGCGGGTAGTGTCCAAAAAGCACATCTCGCACGCTCCCCCCACCGATAGCCGCAACAAGCGCGATAAAAAGCACACCGATTAAGTCCATTTTGTGCCGTCCTGCGATGAGGGTGGCACTCATAGCTTCCGCGCTTATACCGATGATATAGAGAATGGTTAGAAACATTTGGATTTTAGCCTTTTGTGATATTCTAGGGTGTGATATTTCTAAAGTGGGCTTACGAAGTGGCAAAATACTAGCGCAAAATGACTTAAAATTGCTTTATGGATTTTATAAAAGGATTCTAAAGTGGGCTAAATTCTGCTAAAATCGCTTATTTGAAAAATTGCCGTGATTTATGCAAAAAGCCAAAATCAAAGCCAAAAAGCAATATCTACAAAAAGCTACAAAACCACAA
This genomic stretch from Helicobacter macacae MIT 99-5501 harbors:
- a CDS encoding 3'-5' exonuclease → MICVFDIETVPDIELVRQYYELDSSLSEVEVCQHAFSAQKEKSGSEFLPIYWHRVVSIASVICDEYGKFIKVGNFGKKSTQSMESNPTQSNTQSSPKTEVESGGKPNAVAETKPNADSSAFAHLADERAILSDFLRFINSKEPRLVSFNGRGFDLPTIMLRAMRYNLSAFGYFESENASKTKNKWENYRARYSEKWHTDLLECLGNFGSVRNLNLDNVCKMLGIVGKYEVSGGDVYNLYYDKKDIEKIDFYCQSDVLNTYWLYLKYAILKDELRLEDYAGILEDFKEKLPKDREYTQAFIANINAELENI
- a CDS encoding trimeric intracellular cation channel family protein, with protein sequence MFLTILYIIGISAEAMSATLIAGRHKMDLIGVLFIALVAAIGGGSVRDVLFGHYPLTWVAHPQYVIVVCVAALLTTLIPRVIARLERLFLALDALGLVVFAVIGAEVVRIELANMSEEAQTYGVVLVVCGAVITGVFGGVLRDIFCGVVPLVFRQELYAFVAIITGVLYYLLILWGFSVHNASIVSLISGFSLRMLAIHYKLGVPIFSYEDEPKVPKQRRSEK
- the mfd gene encoding transcription-repair coupling factor; this translates as MLQANLYRLLQSADSLGTSPRILLVANEKEARQAYELACFVCAQSAHSPANTSQNPPQNQKHTQDSSKAPFATPLLLPEARFSKGEDLCSFYSEILQILAILREFYERDDRLLIAPIYSLLYAFPSQKHLQSFCLEVGKRYDLEELKEKILCYGYEAVEVIEMEGEVSFRGDIIDIYPPLSRPYRISFFDDECEDIRTFDTQTQLSDKDAKLDSLTLPPALFALSEGECSALLEAIENELDSSDSVFSKDILSCGLWFLDKAGIDSCLLPQRFSTTITPNALNELDEILSIRKDLDSFWHSAKKSLPLLQIANDYTDIDFYASSLLPIITHNPHKKITLLCDSEAILSALNIQELQKAHTNIEILPINANVNFATPRQIVLSLNPAQSYTKTRKKPKLQLDELNVGEYVVHSEYGIGIFRGIVQDRILGAVRDFIAIDYQGEDKLFLPVENLHLIERYIASSGSLPIVDRLGKGSFAKLKQKARIKLFELADSIIKLAAQRNLTKGLQIDTNPPELEVFRHSSGFALTNDQENAIKEIYEDLSSGVVMDRLLSGDVGFGKTEVAMNAIYAVQKSGFQSAFIVPTTLLAAQHFASLDSRLSPLGVRIARLDRFCSAKDKREILKACKEGQIDVLIGTHSAFGVEFLRLGFVVIDEEHKFGVKQKEGLKQMCKNAHILSMSATPIPRTLNMALSKIKGLSRLETPPKERKDSRTFIKTKSPHLLKEIISREVRRGGQVFYVHNNIAQIPALKSELAELFPHLSIAVLHSRISANDTEEIMRDFMLKKYHILLCTAIVESGIHLPNANTIIIDGADRFGLADLHQLRGRVGRGDKEGFCYFLIESVESITTEAKKRLLALERNSYLGSGASIAYHDLEIRGGGNLLGESQSGHIKNIGLSLYLKMLEEAINILSGSKIDDESDKGVELRLNVSAYLNPELIPSDRLRLEIYRRLSLCEEVGEVAHIEREIEDRFGKLDEMSRAFLQLIVIKILAQARGVAKILHYEQNIQVEFRQSIKSPESSANYGNSRQDFGNNASDKSKISLTSPSKDDEDVLEMILVFLCS